In a single window of the Pseudorca crassidens isolate mPseCra1 chromosome 9, mPseCra1.hap1, whole genome shotgun sequence genome:
- the WDR74 gene encoding WD repeat-containing protein 74 isoform X2: MAAAAARWNHVWVGTDTGILKGVNLQRKQATNFTPSGQPRREEAVSALCWGAGGETQILVGCADGTVKHFSTEEGRFQGQRHCSGGEGIFRGLAQVDGTLITCVDSGILRVWHDNDKEASSDPLLELRVGPGVCRMRQDPARPHMVATGGKENALKVWDLQGSEEPVFRAKNVRNDWLDLRVPIWDQDIQFLPESQKLVTCTGYHQVRVYDPASPQRRPVLEATYGEYPLTAMTLTPGGNSVIVGNTHGQLAEIDLRQGRLLVCLKGLAGSVRGLQCHPSKPLLASCGLDRVLRVHRIRNPRGLDHKDEPHEPQEPNKVPSEDTETDELWASLEAAAKRKLPGLEQSQGALQTRQRKKKRPGSTSS, translated from the exons ATGGCTGCTGCGGCAGCACGCTGGAATCACGTGTGGGTCGGCACCGACACCGGCATCCTGaaag GCGTGAATCTTCAGCGCAAACAAGCGACCAACTTCACGCCGTCGGGACAGCCGCGGCGCGAGGAGGCGGTGAGCGCCCTGTGTTGGGGCGCGGGCGGCGAGACTCAG ATCCTGGTGGGCTGTGCGGATGGGACAGTGAAGCACTTCAGCACCGAGGAGGGCAGGTTCCAGGGTCAGAGGCACTGCTCCGGAGGGGAGGGCATATTCCGAGGCCTCGCCCAAGTCGACGG CACCCTCATCACATGTGTGGATTCTGGGATTCTTCGAGTCTGGCATGACAATGACAAGGAGGCATCCTCTGACCCT CTCTTGGAACTCAGAGTGGGCCCTGGGGTGTGTAGGATGCGCCAAGACCCAGCGCGCCCCCACATGGTTGCCACAGGTGGGAAGGAGAATGCTCTGAAGGTGTGGGACCTGCAGGGCTCTGAGGAGCCTGTGTTCAGGGCCAAGAAC GTACGGAATGATTGGCTCGACCTGCGGGTTCCCATCTGGGACCAGGACATACAGTTCCTCCCTGAGTCACAGAAGCTCGTCACCTGTACAGGGTACCACCAG GTCCGTGTCTATGATCCAGCCTCCCCCCAGCGCAGGCCGGTCCTCGAGGCCACCTACGGAGAGTACCCACTGACAGCCATGACCCTCACTCCTGGGGGCAA TTCGGTGATTGTGGGGAACACTCATGGGCAGCTGGCAGAAATTGACCTTCGGCAGG GGCGCCTACTGGTCTGTCTGAAGGGGCTGGCGGGCAGCGTCCGAGGGTTGCAGTGCCACCCTTCAAAGCCCCTTCTAGCCTCCTGTGGCTTGGACAGAGTCTTGAGGGTACACAGGATCCGGAATCCACGGGGCCTGGACCATAAG GATGAACCCCACGAGCCTCAAGAGCCCAACAAGGTGCCCTCagaagacacagagacagatgAACTCTGGGCTTCCTTGGAGGCAGCTGCCAAGCGGAAACTCCCCGGTTTGGAGCAGTCCCAAGGCGCCCTccaaaccagacagagaaagaagaagaggccTGGGTCCACCAGCTCCTGA
- the WDR74 gene encoding WD repeat-containing protein 74 isoform X3 — protein MAAAAARWNHVWVGTDTGILKGVNLQRKQATNFTPSGQPRREEAVSALCWGAGGETQLLELRVGPGVCRMRQDPARPHMVATGGKENALKVWDLQGSEEPVFRAKNVRNDWLDLRVPIWDQDIQFLPESQKLVTCTGYHQVRVYDPASPQRRPVLEATYGEYPLTAMTLTPGGNSVIVGNTHGQLAEIDLRQGRLLVCLKGLAGSVRGLQCHPSKPLLASCGLDRVLRVHRIRNPRGLDHKVYLKSQLNCLLLSGRDNWEDEPHEPQEPNKVPSEDTETDELWASLEAAAKRKLPGLEQSQGALQTRQRKKKRPGSTSS, from the exons ATGGCTGCTGCGGCAGCACGCTGGAATCACGTGTGGGTCGGCACCGACACCGGCATCCTGaaag GCGTGAATCTTCAGCGCAAACAAGCGACCAACTTCACGCCGTCGGGACAGCCGCGGCGCGAGGAGGCGGTGAGCGCCCTGTGTTGGGGCGCGGGCGGCGAGACTCAG CTCTTGGAACTCAGAGTGGGCCCTGGGGTGTGTAGGATGCGCCAAGACCCAGCGCGCCCCCACATGGTTGCCACAGGTGGGAAGGAGAATGCTCTGAAGGTGTGGGACCTGCAGGGCTCTGAGGAGCCTGTGTTCAGGGCCAAGAAC GTACGGAATGATTGGCTCGACCTGCGGGTTCCCATCTGGGACCAGGACATACAGTTCCTCCCTGAGTCACAGAAGCTCGTCACCTGTACAGGGTACCACCAG GTCCGTGTCTATGATCCAGCCTCCCCCCAGCGCAGGCCGGTCCTCGAGGCCACCTACGGAGAGTACCCACTGACAGCCATGACCCTCACTCCTGGGGGCAA TTCGGTGATTGTGGGGAACACTCATGGGCAGCTGGCAGAAATTGACCTTCGGCAGG GGCGCCTACTGGTCTGTCTGAAGGGGCTGGCGGGCAGCGTCCGAGGGTTGCAGTGCCACCCTTCAAAGCCCCTTCTAGCCTCCTGTGGCTTGGACAGAGTCTTGAGGGTACACAGGATCCGGAATCCACGGGGCCTGGACCATAAG GTTTACCTCAAATCTCAACTGAACTGCCTCCTGCTGTCAGGCAGGGATAACTGGGAG GATGAACCCCACGAGCCTCAAGAGCCCAACAAGGTGCCCTCagaagacacagagacagatgAACTCTGGGCTTCCTTGGAGGCAGCTGCCAAGCGGAAACTCCCCGGTTTGGAGCAGTCCCAAGGCGCCCTccaaaccagacagagaaagaagaagaggccTGGGTCCACCAGCTCCTGA
- the WDR74 gene encoding WD repeat-containing protein 74 isoform X1, which produces MAAAAARWNHVWVGTDTGILKGVNLQRKQATNFTPSGQPRREEAVSALCWGAGGETQILVGCADGTVKHFSTEEGRFQGQRHCSGGEGIFRGLAQVDGTLITCVDSGILRVWHDNDKEASSDPLLELRVGPGVCRMRQDPARPHMVATGGKENALKVWDLQGSEEPVFRAKNVRNDWLDLRVPIWDQDIQFLPESQKLVTCTGYHQVRVYDPASPQRRPVLEATYGEYPLTAMTLTPGGNSVIVGNTHGQLAEIDLRQGRLLVCLKGLAGSVRGLQCHPSKPLLASCGLDRVLRVHRIRNPRGLDHKVYLKSQLNCLLLSGRDNWEDEPHEPQEPNKVPSEDTETDELWASLEAAAKRKLPGLEQSQGALQTRQRKKKRPGSTSS; this is translated from the exons ATGGCTGCTGCGGCAGCACGCTGGAATCACGTGTGGGTCGGCACCGACACCGGCATCCTGaaag GCGTGAATCTTCAGCGCAAACAAGCGACCAACTTCACGCCGTCGGGACAGCCGCGGCGCGAGGAGGCGGTGAGCGCCCTGTGTTGGGGCGCGGGCGGCGAGACTCAG ATCCTGGTGGGCTGTGCGGATGGGACAGTGAAGCACTTCAGCACCGAGGAGGGCAGGTTCCAGGGTCAGAGGCACTGCTCCGGAGGGGAGGGCATATTCCGAGGCCTCGCCCAAGTCGACGG CACCCTCATCACATGTGTGGATTCTGGGATTCTTCGAGTCTGGCATGACAATGACAAGGAGGCATCCTCTGACCCT CTCTTGGAACTCAGAGTGGGCCCTGGGGTGTGTAGGATGCGCCAAGACCCAGCGCGCCCCCACATGGTTGCCACAGGTGGGAAGGAGAATGCTCTGAAGGTGTGGGACCTGCAGGGCTCTGAGGAGCCTGTGTTCAGGGCCAAGAAC GTACGGAATGATTGGCTCGACCTGCGGGTTCCCATCTGGGACCAGGACATACAGTTCCTCCCTGAGTCACAGAAGCTCGTCACCTGTACAGGGTACCACCAG GTCCGTGTCTATGATCCAGCCTCCCCCCAGCGCAGGCCGGTCCTCGAGGCCACCTACGGAGAGTACCCACTGACAGCCATGACCCTCACTCCTGGGGGCAA TTCGGTGATTGTGGGGAACACTCATGGGCAGCTGGCAGAAATTGACCTTCGGCAGG GGCGCCTACTGGTCTGTCTGAAGGGGCTGGCGGGCAGCGTCCGAGGGTTGCAGTGCCACCCTTCAAAGCCCCTTCTAGCCTCCTGTGGCTTGGACAGAGTCTTGAGGGTACACAGGATCCGGAATCCACGGGGCCTGGACCATAAG GTTTACCTCAAATCTCAACTGAACTGCCTCCTGCTGTCAGGCAGGGATAACTGGGAG GATGAACCCCACGAGCCTCAAGAGCCCAACAAGGTGCCCTCagaagacacagagacagatgAACTCTGGGCTTCCTTGGAGGCAGCTGCCAAGCGGAAACTCCCCGGTTTGGAGCAGTCCCAAGGCGCCCTccaaaccagacagagaaagaagaagaggccTGGGTCCACCAGCTCCTGA
- the WDR74 gene encoding WD repeat-containing protein 74 isoform X4 codes for MRQDPARPHMVATGGKENALKVWDLQGSEEPVFRAKNVRNDWLDLRVPIWDQDIQFLPESQKLVTCTGYHQVRVYDPASPQRRPVLEATYGEYPLTAMTLTPGGNSVIVGNTHGQLAEIDLRQGRLLVCLKGLAGSVRGLQCHPSKPLLASCGLDRVLRVHRIRNPRGLDHKVYLKSQLNCLLLSGRDNWEDEPHEPQEPNKVPSEDTETDELWASLEAAAKRKLPGLEQSQGALQTRQRKKKRPGSTSS; via the exons ATGCGCCAAGACCCAGCGCGCCCCCACATGGTTGCCACAGGTGGGAAGGAGAATGCTCTGAAGGTGTGGGACCTGCAGGGCTCTGAGGAGCCTGTGTTCAGGGCCAAGAAC GTACGGAATGATTGGCTCGACCTGCGGGTTCCCATCTGGGACCAGGACATACAGTTCCTCCCTGAGTCACAGAAGCTCGTCACCTGTACAGGGTACCACCAG GTCCGTGTCTATGATCCAGCCTCCCCCCAGCGCAGGCCGGTCCTCGAGGCCACCTACGGAGAGTACCCACTGACAGCCATGACCCTCACTCCTGGGGGCAA TTCGGTGATTGTGGGGAACACTCATGGGCAGCTGGCAGAAATTGACCTTCGGCAGG GGCGCCTACTGGTCTGTCTGAAGGGGCTGGCGGGCAGCGTCCGAGGGTTGCAGTGCCACCCTTCAAAGCCCCTTCTAGCCTCCTGTGGCTTGGACAGAGTCTTGAGGGTACACAGGATCCGGAATCCACGGGGCCTGGACCATAAG GTTTACCTCAAATCTCAACTGAACTGCCTCCTGCTGTCAGGCAGGGATAACTGGGAG GATGAACCCCACGAGCCTCAAGAGCCCAACAAGGTGCCCTCagaagacacagagacagatgAACTCTGGGCTTCCTTGGAGGCAGCTGCCAAGCGGAAACTCCCCGGTTTGGAGCAGTCCCAAGGCGCCCTccaaaccagacagagaaagaagaagaggccTGGGTCCACCAGCTCCTGA
- the TEX54 gene encoding LOW QUALITY PROTEIN: testis-expressed protein 54 (The sequence of the model RefSeq protein was modified relative to this genomic sequence to represent the inferred CDS: inserted 1 base in 1 codon): MGLPAVTKAGPGVGGLAWVEPSAGAARGAMGCCQGKDFQTSGEQAKEAGSQEVQEGGTGDTQGCPGSRECGMDHPEVGLGRIELSGLXILAGKEGIDADSAENRNLSSHERLLITVLWRRLSLFSRRGSSRSNKRQSVQNPKQACTFQECNREGIQEEPEKG; this comes from the exons ATGGGGCTACCTGCTGTCACAAAAGCAGGGCCGGGAGTCGGCGGGCTGGCGTGGGTGGAACCGAGTGCGGGGGCCGCGCGTGGGGCCATGGGCTGCTGCCAAGGCAAGGACTTTCAGACTTCGGGTGAGCAGGCCAAGGAGGCCGGGTCACAGGAAGTTCAGGAAGGTGGGACCGGAGACACACAAGGGTGCCCAGGGAGCCGGGAGTGCGGGATGGACCACCCGGAGGTTGGACTGGGGAGGATAGAGCTCAGCGGCC GCATCCTCGCAGGCAAAGAAGGGATCGATGCAGACTCGGCGGAAAACCGGAATCTCAGCTCGCACGAAAGGCTTCTGATCACTGTGCTGTGGCGGCGGCTCTCCCTGTTCAGCCGTCGGGGCTCCTCGCGGTCAAACAAGAGGCAATCAGTCCAAAATCCAAAGCAGGCGTGTACGTTCCAGGAGTGCAACCGGGAGGGGATCCAGGAGGAGCCGGAGAAGGGGTGA
- the STX5 gene encoding syntaxin-5 isoform X1: MIPRKRYGSKNTDQGVYLGLSKTQVLSPATAGTSSSDIAPLPPPVALVPPLPDTMSCRDRTQEFLSACKSLQSRQNGIQTNKPTLRAVRQRSEFTLMAKRIGKDLSNTFAKLEKLTILAKRKSLFDDKAVEIEELTYIIKQGPREKFLEPALNIPLIQCVSDLLLCTKHRAGHLPHKHYEDINSLNKQIAQLQDFVRAKGSQSGRHLQTHSNTIVVSLQSKLASMSNDFKSVLEVRTENLKQQRSRREQFSRAPVSALPLAPNHLGGGAVVLGAESRASGDVAIDMMDSRTSQQLQLIDEQDSYIQSRADTMQNIESTIVELGSIFQQLAHMVKEQEETIQRIDENVLGAQLDVEAAHSEILKYFQSVTSNRWLMVKIFLILIVFFIIFVVFLA; the protein is encoded by the exons ATGATCCCGCGGAAACGCTACGGGTCTAAGAACACGGATCAGGGTGTCTACCTGGGTCTCTCAAAGACACAGGTCCTGTCCCCTGCAACTGCTGGCACTAGCAGCAGCGACATCGCCCCTCTGCCCCCCCCAGTGGCCCTGGTCCCTCCCCTTCCCGACACCATGTCCTGCCGGGATCGGACCCAGGAGTTCCTGTCTGCCTGCAAGTCCCTGCAGAGCCGTCAG AATGGAATCCAGACAAACAAGCCAACTCTGCGTGCTGTCCGGCAGCGCAGTGAATTCACCCTCATGGCCAA GCGCATTGGGAAAGACCTCAGCAACACATTTGCCAAGCTGGAGAAGCTGACAATCT TGGCAAAGCGCAAGTCCCTCTTTGATGATAAAGCAGTGGAAATTGAGGAGCTAACTTATATTATCAAACAG GGTCCCAGAGAAAAGTTTCTAGAGCCAGCCCTAAACATCCCGCTCATCCAGTGTGTCAGTGATCTTCTACTGTGTACAAAGCACCGTGCTGGGCACTTGCCACACAAACATTACGAG GACATCAACAGCCTTAACAAACAAATCGCCCAGCTTCAAGATTTCGTGAGAGCCAAGGGCAGCCAGAGCGGCCGGCACCTGCAAACCCATTCCAACACCATCGTGGTCTCCCTGCAG tCAAAACTGGCCTCCATGTCCAATGACTTCAAATCAGTTTTAGAAGTGAGGACAGAG AACCTGAAGCAGCAGAGGAGCCGGCGGGAGCAGTTCTCCCGGGCACCCGTGTCAGCCCTGCCCCTTGCCCCCAACCACCTAG GGGGCGGTGCTGTGGTTTTGGGGGCGGAGTCTCGAGCCTCTGGGGACGTGGCCATTGACATGATGGACTCTAGGACCAGCCAGCAGCTGCAGCTCATTGATGAGCAG GATTCCTACATCCAGAGCCGGGCAGACACCATGCAGAATATTGAGTCCACAATTGTTGAGCTGGGCTCCATCTTCCAGCAGTTGGCACACATGGTTAAGGAACAGGAAGAAACCATTCAGAG GATCGACGAGAACGTGCTGGGAGCCCAGCTGGATGTTGAGGCCGCCCACTCAGAGATCCTCAAGTACTTCCAGTCGGTCACCTCCAACCGGTGGCTTATGGTCAAAATCTTCCTCATCCtcattgtgttcttcatcatctTTGTGGTCTTCCTTGCCTGA
- the STX5 gene encoding syntaxin-5 isoform X2, giving the protein MIPRKRYGSKNTDQGVYLGLSKTQVLSPATAGTSSSDIAPLPPPVALVPPLPDTMSCRDRTQEFLSACKSLQSRQNGIQTNKPTLRAVRQRSEFTLMAKRIGKDLSNTFAKLEKLTILAKRKSLFDDKAVEIEELTYIIKQDINSLNKQIAQLQDFVRAKGSQSGRHLQTHSNTIVVSLQSKLASMSNDFKSVLEVRTENLKQQRSRREQFSRAPVSALPLAPNHLGGGAVVLGAESRASGDVAIDMMDSRTSQQLQLIDEQDSYIQSRADTMQNIESTIVELGSIFQQLAHMVKEQEETIQRIDENVLGAQLDVEAAHSEILKYFQSVTSNRWLMVKIFLILIVFFIIFVVFLA; this is encoded by the exons ATGATCCCGCGGAAACGCTACGGGTCTAAGAACACGGATCAGGGTGTCTACCTGGGTCTCTCAAAGACACAGGTCCTGTCCCCTGCAACTGCTGGCACTAGCAGCAGCGACATCGCCCCTCTGCCCCCCCCAGTGGCCCTGGTCCCTCCCCTTCCCGACACCATGTCCTGCCGGGATCGGACCCAGGAGTTCCTGTCTGCCTGCAAGTCCCTGCAGAGCCGTCAG AATGGAATCCAGACAAACAAGCCAACTCTGCGTGCTGTCCGGCAGCGCAGTGAATTCACCCTCATGGCCAA GCGCATTGGGAAAGACCTCAGCAACACATTTGCCAAGCTGGAGAAGCTGACAATCT TGGCAAAGCGCAAGTCCCTCTTTGATGATAAAGCAGTGGAAATTGAGGAGCTAACTTATATTATCAAACAG GACATCAACAGCCTTAACAAACAAATCGCCCAGCTTCAAGATTTCGTGAGAGCCAAGGGCAGCCAGAGCGGCCGGCACCTGCAAACCCATTCCAACACCATCGTGGTCTCCCTGCAG tCAAAACTGGCCTCCATGTCCAATGACTTCAAATCAGTTTTAGAAGTGAGGACAGAG AACCTGAAGCAGCAGAGGAGCCGGCGGGAGCAGTTCTCCCGGGCACCCGTGTCAGCCCTGCCCCTTGCCCCCAACCACCTAG GGGGCGGTGCTGTGGTTTTGGGGGCGGAGTCTCGAGCCTCTGGGGACGTGGCCATTGACATGATGGACTCTAGGACCAGCCAGCAGCTGCAGCTCATTGATGAGCAG GATTCCTACATCCAGAGCCGGGCAGACACCATGCAGAATATTGAGTCCACAATTGTTGAGCTGGGCTCCATCTTCCAGCAGTTGGCACACATGGTTAAGGAACAGGAAGAAACCATTCAGAG GATCGACGAGAACGTGCTGGGAGCCCAGCTGGATGTTGAGGCCGCCCACTCAGAGATCCTCAAGTACTTCCAGTCGGTCACCTCCAACCGGTGGCTTATGGTCAAAATCTTCCTCATCCtcattgtgttcttcatcatctTTGTGGTCTTCCTTGCCTGA
- the STX5 gene encoding syntaxin-5 isoform X3 — translation MSCRDRTQEFLSACKSLQSRQNGIQTNKPTLRAVRQRSEFTLMAKRIGKDLSNTFAKLEKLTILAKRKSLFDDKAVEIEELTYIIKQGPREKFLEPALNIPLIQCVSDLLLCTKHRAGHLPHKHYEDINSLNKQIAQLQDFVRAKGSQSGRHLQTHSNTIVVSLQSKLASMSNDFKSVLEVRTENLKQQRSRREQFSRAPVSALPLAPNHLGGGAVVLGAESRASGDVAIDMMDSRTSQQLQLIDEQDSYIQSRADTMQNIESTIVELGSIFQQLAHMVKEQEETIQRIDENVLGAQLDVEAAHSEILKYFQSVTSNRWLMVKIFLILIVFFIIFVVFLA, via the exons ATGTCCTGCCGGGATCGGACCCAGGAGTTCCTGTCTGCCTGCAAGTCCCTGCAGAGCCGTCAG AATGGAATCCAGACAAACAAGCCAACTCTGCGTGCTGTCCGGCAGCGCAGTGAATTCACCCTCATGGCCAA GCGCATTGGGAAAGACCTCAGCAACACATTTGCCAAGCTGGAGAAGCTGACAATCT TGGCAAAGCGCAAGTCCCTCTTTGATGATAAAGCAGTGGAAATTGAGGAGCTAACTTATATTATCAAACAG GGTCCCAGAGAAAAGTTTCTAGAGCCAGCCCTAAACATCCCGCTCATCCAGTGTGTCAGTGATCTTCTACTGTGTACAAAGCACCGTGCTGGGCACTTGCCACACAAACATTACGAG GACATCAACAGCCTTAACAAACAAATCGCCCAGCTTCAAGATTTCGTGAGAGCCAAGGGCAGCCAGAGCGGCCGGCACCTGCAAACCCATTCCAACACCATCGTGGTCTCCCTGCAG tCAAAACTGGCCTCCATGTCCAATGACTTCAAATCAGTTTTAGAAGTGAGGACAGAG AACCTGAAGCAGCAGAGGAGCCGGCGGGAGCAGTTCTCCCGGGCACCCGTGTCAGCCCTGCCCCTTGCCCCCAACCACCTAG GGGGCGGTGCTGTGGTTTTGGGGGCGGAGTCTCGAGCCTCTGGGGACGTGGCCATTGACATGATGGACTCTAGGACCAGCCAGCAGCTGCAGCTCATTGATGAGCAG GATTCCTACATCCAGAGCCGGGCAGACACCATGCAGAATATTGAGTCCACAATTGTTGAGCTGGGCTCCATCTTCCAGCAGTTGGCACACATGGTTAAGGAACAGGAAGAAACCATTCAGAG GATCGACGAGAACGTGCTGGGAGCCCAGCTGGATGTTGAGGCCGCCCACTCAGAGATCCTCAAGTACTTCCAGTCGGTCACCTCCAACCGGTGGCTTATGGTCAAAATCTTCCTCATCCtcattgtgttcttcatcatctTTGTGGTCTTCCTTGCCTGA